The following coding sequences lie in one Haematobia irritans isolate KBUSLIRL chromosome 3, ASM5000362v1, whole genome shotgun sequence genomic window:
- the PAPLA1 gene encoding phosphatidic Acid Phospholipase A1 has product MSDSSKSQHRSGSTPIKNPLLSASVTGLTFDDFPNKPQLLPAAPPIVHAPPPPPSVTPTALLGREHKSLVTVGSSSLDTENLDEINLNASTEESSVTSESADANANPLLDQPNTSDSILSQAASSFSALPSVASNVFSTFSKRITAISSRETTPSGDQDSNGNFSTPQLDIQPIYTQQQHQQQHYQPSQPSQFGNPTSTTENVPFYAPPPLSSGPGNNFFTGGSSSIPEQPQLPPAEPPKFYSPSEVSTLPPTTAPTIPPPTAGGQNNFRFSAKKKLYAPIPGLSDQQQPTSTVLQPPALSAPLSYDNNPVGYQPIDSYAQPSQSQYLSEEPKSEEKKSGGGLFSKITNLAPTGVLQNITGLVQSAAGSITQTIKPPESPHNFDQQQSYGSNFGIAFDQQHQSGYYQGVPPPPPPAANYFTSLGEQQQANYPPPPPATSENLPANSSATFYNPQAEPQSVVAPPSGQINFFNPSVAPAVFDPFNQQPSQTSEPNRPPRPSSRPANSFSETGPTVKPPSVSGSRPPSQPGIYAQNPTTVGQTPITFFNPLQSVDLGATTNPPQGGLFDPSNNPNANLPLSVNPTPPPPQLGFFDPSKYLPNNSNSILPPTGNQPVTQSSSLPPTVTPTPPPAQVGLFDPTKYSTQIQTQNHPPPAGGSVLPPPSGQTSSYRLQKGTKLYKNPLTAQETAPVQVTPNLSAFGAAPVAFPPSSYGATPNNFNQSSPAATSQFGQIAFGQPSLTPVANIFVPSVEPQSVPLFAPNSFEQDQKKAEDSIASNLPKTDDFSQSSQAATSQFGQIAFGPPSLTPVANIFVPSAEAQSVPLFAPNSLDQDQKSTEESIASNLPKTDVPQSGVPPQEISSSTATIPEIKDPQEVNTELHSSVSKAETQSTDPFLNQGSEGNQVSTGNINKDTTATVNPDYFFKPIESITEQAQNQATNFFSNPGQSQQLFTEPSTKAVEEVKTTTEPLEQSIQNLNLTEPSIAGETTSTAALPPPKAPQTLGENNPYRRGSTAETNKSSITQPSLANFFTPATSTAASGTGDFNFFASLPTTGDSFNLQQTTNEGSSNFFSAPTVRTENPQQFFNPPFTNENLAPQQSFFTPTSGAEETKSQQDSSTNSNNFFAATATETKAAALASDITQAATSTPYPSENSPENSIAPALPSNIGIISTLKESSEEIKKHQTDFSSNQDPPSSIGFENFLPNPNHNLPETTNFFTTAPSESLSEPIKENSEEIKQHQTVFNPSQNHSSSIGFENFLSNPTQPETTNFFNIASSENLGESKQLENPTQLPTSIPTPYPAGNHKTDLFSQLSTQHINNNVQREDTSSELQDQVPPPPIGFENFVTTTPQSIATEEPIQSQIQQEIPQSLDQVQQQPPKPAVNNFPNFFNHTSASDVSQQEPITNTSSFFDNFTGQSQALVKNLNTNPQVSNEEQRIQNFFNNPPPKDAYHVGDLNYDLVHSGLAIRNLQQRLTPVSNLVEPSSSACSEFSALNASDISGVKDELQRIQESNTVAEDSTFAKHYGELPEEVLKELRMANLLQGDKSSPVASTSYKPAVKHWFYKRTVDGKPVWVPFSHYDSALLETSLIMEGEDKPEVVAVEGGRYDVNIGERLKRSVYWESEPIEVRRCSWFYKAVDSKYIPYEESTADVLEAEYKQAAESGVWHKTILLSMGEQVLFHGPTVIVHYQHQQNPDAWGGTSQSTTRPRVVKRDLEDFNIAQGESQKVDHLLFMVHGIGSACDLKMRSVEEVVEDFRAIAHQLVLSHYKNSADLGLVGRVEVLPISWHSHLHSIELGIDEKLRSITLESIPKLRNFTNDTLLDILFYTSPTFAQRITNTIVMSLNDIYMKYRQRHPDFNGGVSLAGHSLGSLILFDLLCHQQPIKESEEKNLENPDQEFLTSASSTATASGGSNQTENNQQMEPSPISYTMGPDGTGQPFIKYGQLKFQPKKFFALGSPIGMFVTIRGIDKLGLDFRLPTCPGFYNIFHPYDPVAYRIEALVNPDLSGVRPVLIPHHKGRKRMHLELKETMARVSTDIKQRFLDKFKITFDSVNIFGQSTKNKKETEELMEKEVEKVIEMQMQLERQGNQQQQQTQSPDQLQTSSPSDDRKQYLSSPTSANQSMRTRTDSVSTAVSDDMIEVDFPLGKLNDSKRIDYVLQEAPLEFINEYIFALSSHVCYWDSEDTILFVMREIYSGLGISPDSQVPQQTMTIERPSSRTSSLSIS; this is encoded by the exons AACACAAATCTCTGGTAACCGTTGGTTCCTCATCTTTAGACACAGAAAATCTTGATGAAATCAATTTGAATGCTTCCACTGAGGAGAGTAGTGTGACTTCTGAGAGTGCTGATGCAAATGCAAATCCCCTTTTGGATCAACCGAATACAAGTGATTCGATATTAAGTCAAGCGGCATCATCGTTTTCAGCATTACCATCGGTGGCCTCCAATGTATTTTCTACATTTTCGAAACGTATAACAGCCATATCCAGTCGAGAGACAACACCAAGTGGTGATCAAGATTCTAATGGAAATTTTAGTACGCCTCAATTAGATATCCAGCCGATTTatacacaacaacaacaccaacaacaacattatCAGCCTAGCCAACCAAGCCAATTTGGAAATCCTACATCTACAACTGAGAACGTGCCATTTTATGCTCCACCACCATTATCATCTGGGCCAGGAAATAATTTCTTTACTGGAGGAAG CTCTTCTATTCCTGAACAACCGCAATTACCCCCGGCAGAacctccaaaattttatagtccaAGCGAAGTTTCCACTCTACCACCTACAACTGCTCCAACAATTCCTCCTCCAACGGCAGGAGGCCAAAATAATTTCCGTTTCTCAGCTAAGAAAAAACTTTATGCTCCCATACCAGGACTTTCAGATCAACAACAGCCAACTAGCACAGTTCTCCAGCCACCAGCACTCAGTGCCCCTTTGTCTTATGACAATAATCCTGTAGGTTATCAGCCAATTGATTCTTATGCTCAACCATCGCAATCCCAATATTTGAGTGAAGAACCAAAATCTGAAGAGAAAAAAAGTGGAGGTggtttattttcgaaaattacCAACCTTGCTCCCACAggtgttttacaaaatattaccgGATTAGTGCAATCCGCAGCTGGCTCTATAACACAAACTATAAAACCACCGGAATCGCCTCATAATTTTGATCAGCAGCAATCTTACGGTTCGAACTTTGGTATTGCATTTGATCAACAACATCAATCAGGATATTATCAAGGAGTacctccaccaccaccaccggcGGCAAATTATTTTACTTCCTTAGGCGAACAACAACAAGCGAATTATCCACCACCACCTCCAGCTACTAGTGAAAATCTTCCAGCAAATTCTTCGGCAACGTTTTACAATCCTCAAGCCGAGCCACAATCTGTTGTCGCTCCTCCTTCTgggcaaataaactttttcaatcccTCAGTAGCACCCGCGGTATTTGATCCTTTCAATCAACAGCCTTCCCAAACATCTGAACCCAATAGACCGCCCAGACCATCTTCTAGACCAGCAAATTCCTTTAGTGAAACAGGTCCTACTGTAAAACCACCCTCGGTAAGCGGTAGCCGGCCACCATCACAACCTGGCATATATGCGCAAAATCCTACGACTGTTGGCCAAACACCTATAACATTTTTCAATCCATTACAATCTGTGGATCTAGGGGCCACCACAAATCCCCCACAGGGTGGATTATTTGATCCTTCAAACAATCCTAATGCCAATCTTCCACTTTCCGTTAATCCCACGCCTCCTCCTCCTCAATTAGGATTTTTCGATCCATCAAAATATTTGCCAAACAATTCCAATTCGATTCTTCCTCCAACTGGCAATCAACCAGTAACCCAATCTTCATCATTACCACCAACTGTTACTCCTACTCCGCCACCTGCTCAAGTAGGATTATTTGATCCTACAAAATATTCCACTCAAATTCAAACCCAAAATCATCCACCACCAGCCGGAGGCTCTGTATTACCTCCCCCAAGTGGACAAACTTCATCTTATCGCCTACAGAAAGGAACCAAACTATATAAAAATCCTTTAACAGCTCAGGAAACTGCTCCGGTCCAGGTAACACCAAATCTATCAGCGTTTGGAGCTGCACCCGTAGCTTTTCCACCTTCATCATATGGTGCAACCCCCAATAATTTTAATCAATCATCGCCAGCGGCAACATCTCAATTTGGTCAAATAGCTTTTGGGCAGCCTTCTCTAACTCCagttgcaaatatttttgtacCAAGTGTCGAACCCCAAAGTGTCCCTTTGTTTGCTCCAAACTCATTTGAACAAGATCAAAAGAAAGCAGAAGATAGTATAGCATCGAATCTACCGAAAACTGATGATTTTAGTCAATCATCGCAAGCGGCAACATCTCAATTTGGTCAAATAGCTTTTGGGCCACCTTCTCTAACACCagttgcaaatatttttgtacCAAGTGCAGAAGCCCAAAGTGTTCCATTGTTTGCTCCAAACTCATTGGATCAGGATCAAAAGTCAACAGAAGAGAGTATAGCATCGAATCTACCGAAAACTGATGTACCCCAAAGTGGAGTTCCTCCACAAGAAATCAGTTCAAGTACAGCGACGATTCCTGAAATAAAGGACCCACAAGAAGTCAATACAGAATTGCATTCGTCTGTTTCTAAGGCGGAAACCCAATCCACTGACCCCTTTTTAAATCAAGGATCTGAAGGAAATCAGGTCTCCACTGGGAATATTAATAAGGATACGACTGCAACTGTTAACCCTGATTATTTCTTTAAGCCCATTGAATCAATTACAGAACAAGCTCAAAATCAAGCAACAAACTTTTTCAGCAATCCCGGACAATCCCAACAATTATTTACCGAGCCTTCAACGAAAGCTGTAGAAGAAGTTAAGACTACTACTGAACCTTTGGAACAatccatacaaaatttaaatctcaCAGAACCATCGATTGCAGGTGAAACCACTTCCACAGCGGCTTTACCACCACCAAAAGCCCCGCAAACTTTGGGAGAGAATAATCCCTATCGTAGAGGCTCCACGGCCGAAACAAACAAATCGAGCATCACTCAGCCAAGTTTAGCAAATTTCTTTACCCCAGCTACTTCCACCGCTGCAAGTGGAACAGGagattttaatttctttgcTTCTCTGCCAACGACAGGGGATTCATTTAATCTGCAACAAACTACCAACGAAGGATCTTCGAATTTCTTCTCTGCACCTACTGTTCGAACTGAGAATCCACAACAATTCTTCAATCCTCCTTTTACAAACGAAAATCTAGCTCCACAACAATCATTCTTTACCCCAACCTCTGGTGCAGAAGAAACGAAATCACAACAAGACTCTTCcacaaattcaaataatttctttGCTGCCACAGCGACTGAAACAAAGGCAGCGGCTTTAGCATCGGATATCACACAAGCGGCCACAAGTACCCCTTATCCATCTGAGAATAGTCCGGAAAACTCAATAGCTCCCGCACTACcctcaaatattggcattatatCCACACTGAAAGAGAGTTCTGAGGAAATAAAGAAACACCAAACCGATTTCAGTTCAAATCAGGATCCCCCTTCTTCTATAGGATTTGAGAATTTTCTACCAAACCCTAATCACAATTTACCGGAAACCACAAACTTTTTTACTACCGCTCCTAGCGAAAGCCTATCAGAaccaataaaagaaaattctgaGGAAATAAAACAACACCAAACCGTTTTTAATCCAAGTCAGAATCATTCTTCCTCCATAGGATTTGagaattttctatcaaatcCTACTCAACCCGAAACTACAAACTTTTTTAATATCGCTTCTAGTGAAAATCTCGGGGAATCAAAGCAATTGGAAAATCCCACACAACTTCCCACATCCATTCCCACACCTTATCCAGCGGGTAATCATAAAACTGATTTGTTTTCCCAGTTATCAACTCAACATATAAACAATAACGTTCAACGTGAGGATACATCTTCAGAGTTACAGGATCAAGTTCCGCCACCTCCTATTgggtttgaaaattttgtaacaacaaCTCCACAATCCATTGCCACAGAGGAACCTATACAATCACAAATACAACAAGAAATTCCTCAGTCTTTGGATCAAGTTCAACAGCAACCACCAAAACCAGCTGTCAACAATTTCCCCAACTTTTTCAATCATACATCAGCTTCTGATGTTAGTCAACAGGAACCCATAACAAATACATCATCGTTTTTTGATAATTTCACTGGACAATCACAAGCACTTGTGAAAAATCTAAACACTAATCCTCAAGTATCTAACGAGGAACAacgtatacaaaatttctttaataatcctccACCCAAAGACGCTTATCACGTGGGTGATTTAAATTACGATTTAGTCCATAGTGGTTTGGCCATACGTAATTTACAGCAACGTCTTACACCTGtttcaaatttagttgaacCTTCATCTTCGGCCTGTTCGGAATTCTCGGCACTCAACGCCTCGGATATCTCAGGTGTTAAGGACGAATTACAACGCATTCAAGAATCAAATACGGTAGCAGAAGATTCCACTTTTGCCAAACATTACGGTGAATTACCCGAGGAGGTTTTAAAAGAATTACGCATGGCTAATTTGTTGCAGGGCGATAAGTCATCTCCGGTGGCTAGCACG TCCTATAAACCAGCTGTGAAGCATTGGTTCTACAAACGTACAGTTGATGGCAAACCAGTGTGGGTACCATTCAGTCATTATGATTCGGCTCTATTGGAAACAAGTCTTATTATGGAAGGAG AAGACAAACCCGAAGTTGTAGCCGTTGAGGGGGGTCGCTATGATGTCAATATTGGTGAACGACTTAAACGCAGTGTCTATTGGGAAAGTGAACCAATTGAAGTTAGACGATGCTCTTGGTTCTATAAAGCCGTCGATTCGAAATACATACCTTATGAGGAGAGTACAGCCGATGTATTGGAAGCTGAATATAAACAAGCGGCCGAAAGTGGAGTATGGCATAAAACCATACTCTTGAGTATGGGAGAACAAGTGCTATTCCATGGACCCACAGTAATTGTACATTATCAACATCAACAGAATCCAGATGCTTGGGGTGGAACCTCA CAATCTACCACGAGGCCTCGTGTGGTCAAACGTGATTTGGAAGATTTCAATATAGCCCAAGGAGAATCACAAAAAGTTGACCATTTATTATTTATGGTCCATGGTATTGGTTCGGCTTGTGATTTAAAAATGAGATCTGTTGAAGAAGTTG TTGAGGATTTCCGTGCTATAGCTCATCAATTGGTTCTATCACATTATAAAAATTCAGCCGACTTGGGTTTAGTTGGTCGTGTTGAAGTTCTTCCGATTTCATGGCATAGTCATTTACATTCCATTGAATTGGGTATTGATGAAAAACTGCGATCGATTACCTTGGAGTCTATTCCCAAattaaggaatttcaccaatgaCACTCTATTGGATATCCTATTCTATACAAGTCCCACATTTGCCCAGAGAATTACGAATACAATTGTAATGTCATTGAATGATATCTACATGAAATATCGTCAAAGGCATCCAGATTTCAATGGAGGTGTTTCATTGGCTGGCCATAGTTTGGGCTCTTTAATTCTATTTGATTTATTGTGTCATCAGCAGCCCATAAAGGAAAGTGAAGAAAAGAATCTCGAAAATCCAGATCAAGAATTTTTAACAAGCGCATCATCGACAGCCACAGCTAGTGGTGGTTCAAATCAAACAGAAAATAATCAGCAAATGGAACCATCACCAATTAGCTATACCATGGGTCCAGATGGAACGGGCCAACCTTTTATCAAATATGGTCAATTGAAATttcaacctaaaaaatttttcgctTTGGGTTCGCCCATAG GTATGTTTGTTACCATACGCGGTATTGATAAATTGGGCCTAGATTTTCGTCTTCCCACTTGTCCTGGTTTCTATAATATCTTCCATCCCTATGATCCGGTGGCCTATCGTATTGAGGCTTTAGTTAATCCTGATTTAAGTGGTGTACGACCCGTTCTTATACCCCATCATAAGGGTCGTAAACGTATGCATTTGGAATTGAAAGAGACTATGGCTCGTGTTAGTACCGACATAAAGCAACGATTTTTGGATAAATTCAAAATCACTTTTGACAGTGTGAATATATTTGGCCAATCGACCAAAAATAAGAAAGAAACCGAGGAGCTAATGGAGAAAGAAGTTGAAAAG